The following DNA comes from Nicotiana sylvestris chromosome 10, ASM39365v2, whole genome shotgun sequence.
tcagagattggattaatgcaaaaagaagaaatcttggttttaaaaaattaaccactagggaagaagaagaatacaatgagatactaACCACGGGAGCGATGACGACATGGAGCTCATGGAACATCAATCAACATTGCCAATTCCAGCAGAATgtccgagagatattattgataagttacaaagaagctatataggagcttacaaatattagtatgataatttgtaattggctactaagaggcctagttcaaacagaacccttcctagaaggtggctgcttagattaggtgctcttcaaaagaattatatttgtatttgagatttgaaagttctattaataaaataaaaggctctaagcattgaattttatttatgaattgtcttagttacttaatagttaatactttgaaattatattaaataaattataactatattataaatttataattactagaatatttcattacaagtcatttgttttaatattttataattctttacttagttttctaatttttattttaacatagtaacatttaagtttattaaataagtcaaaaatctagtcgttgcaaactttaaaaacatagTAAATTTCAAAAACTAgacgttttttaaaaaaaaaaaatacacttaaggCCCACGAACCCGTCCCGTCCCATCCCATCTCGTCCCATCCCGTTTGTTAGCGCGACGGGATGGGACGAACGTTTCCCGTTTGTCCCGTCCCGTTTCGTCCCGTCCCGCCTCCATCCCGCTTAAATATCGTCCCGTCCTGTCCCGTTAATTTGGTCTCGTCCCGTTGGACAGCCATAGCGTGGAGTGGCATTTTTAGGTCAACTTGATCACCGGCGATggcatttttttcttctttttcaaatacttaataaataataataatagtttgACCAAGAtatagagggtgtttggctaagcttataagctagtcaaactagcttataagcactttttggcttatctacgcgtttggtaaagttaaaagtgcttataagccaagtgCTTATAAgtaaaaaataagccaaaagccataaaCTGGCCACTCCAATTTATGAATTTTTAGCTTATAAacactttaagtttgaccaatttttttactattttaccttaaaatatttctttttaaaacaaaattcctACATCGATACTCGCTGCCTCAAGTATTTTTTCAATCTAACACCCCCCTTCAAGTCTGCAATTTTCATTGACTATTTAAGATAAGCAAATTCTCTATTCTTTTGCATATTTATATCTATGTGGTTGTGTATTAATCTTTGAACTGTATGTAATAATGAGGACACATCAAATTTTTTGAGTATTGCTTTCTAAGTATTGTAGTGATGAAGACGGTGtttgtttctcttcaaatattttgtcctatttaggtttattttttactgagaaacttttgtcaatttattaattgttataacttatgattatatgcttatcataaaataaataatgtTTATCATAAAAATTGTCTTATCTAagcataattgtatttaaaataaaatgacaaaagaatattttgtatttgaatcgatttggaatctaaaattttgaagaaattatGCCCTTATAAGTGTAAACAGTTCTAATGTTATTTACGTCATCTTAACAGAAAAAGAGCTTATCGGCATTCTTTTATAAAATACTGCAACAACTTATTATCAATTTCAGCACTTGTACCCAAACAtgtaactgcttatttattaaatcagtttaaACACTTAAAAATGCTTTTCAGCACACCTAATGTTTATGAGTTACTTCAAATCcgctaatccaaacgggctcataATATGACCAAATACCTATTAAGTAGTATTAACTTACCACATTTGATGTAatcaatctttatttatttatattcaaGTTGAATTCAAATCTACTGGGCTGGTCACCACCAACTCCAGATTCATGATTTCAAATCTTAGCCATCTCCCACTAATTAAAACAACAATATTGGTCAAGTGCAAAGTTGAATTTTAATATACCAGTCTTTGCATAAACATATATTTCAATTATCCAAAAAGAACATAATTATAACATGTTTAGGTAACAACATGTCCTTTGTGAAAGATTAAAGTTCACTATCTTCAGATACAAACTTTCAGTATCAAAAAGGGAGGGAACTGAACATATTCTCTCCTGCTTCTACTAATAATGAAACAAAGATCTGATAATAACAACCCAAGAATAAGATATATCTAAATTAGGTTAATAACGACTATATCTGCCACATCTAAATCAATGGTTTCAGCTCATCAATCTATCAGTTTATAATCATTTTACAACAGACTTATTCTAATTTCAAACGCAAAATGCAACGTTAATATCTCAATTTAAGCTAGGACTTCTCTTCATCTGACTGACATGTTGGTCCTGGATCCGCATCAACATCGACAAAGAACTCTTCTACtgaccaaaaaaaagaaaaaaacaaatcaAGCAAGAGAACAGTCATCTATTAAACATAAAGCAGATGTAACAACATTTGTTTgagttaaaaagaaaaaaaccgATGATGTTGTGATGGTTACTGTATATATCCTACACTACAGCTAAACCACCTCTAGCTTTTTCAAAGAGGAAACCAGAAAAATGGGAATTTTTCAAAGAGAAGCATTTGAATATGGGTTCGAGCAGTGTAAgtagccactaatgcttgcattagggtcaCACCCGGCCCTTTCCCAAATCCTGCGTGAACGCGGGATGCCTTGTGCACCGGACTGCCTTTTAAGCATATGGAAATGCAGACTAATAATATTTGTATAGGTCCAAGCATATATACCAATGTGCATTCATGTATCAATGTTTACTTCTaacttatatatttatatatgatTAACCGTGTTTACTGCAAATGCAACAAACGAAAGCCAGAAACAAGGATCAGAAGTCAGATTCCAGACAAAACCACTATTATAGTCCAATGTCGTGAAAGAAGATTAGGAGCACGAAAGACCACATCATCAGCCATTAAAGTGCATCTAATAACTTAGGCAAAAAAACAGCACACAAGTTGATATGCTTAATGCTAACATTTTGTTGAACATCTCACGGTTAATGATTCAAATTTCAAAGCATAACATTCGATGGGCAAGAAAGTAAATAATCTCACCTATATCATCTTGCTCAGGAGAGTCGAGTAGAATGTCTGAATCAGAAGGCAAAAATGCAGAACCAGGATAGTTTCCAAGAGGTCCTAGATCTGTAATAAACGTCAACCAgaacaaaagaggaaaagaatTCAAAAACTCTGAGCAAAAAAGCAATCCATAAAATCTTCATTGAACAAACAGCGCATACAAATTATCACACTCATTACTAGTACTACTGCAACTATATCTCTATAAAACACATCTTCGAATACATATCATTAATCTAATCTGTAAAGTTGGTCCCTTCTCCCTGAACAGGAATACTGTGATGCAACATGTTTGCAGTCCGTTTGTCTGATTTGCCTGTGTACCCCGCTAACTAACAAAAAACAAGCTAACACATAATAAAATACTTGAAAACTATGTACTTATCACAAAACGGGAAAAAGTCCTTGACAAGTATGAATCTAAATGCCAACAAGCCCCCACCTTTTCCTGTCCGGGCAGAGGGCCAACTAGCCAGTACACCATGCACTAGTCAATTTTTCTGTCAAATGAATCTCTTTTTGTTTTGCTTGTCAAGCATTTTGTTTATCAAGAAATTAACGAAACACACAACTGATAGAGATAAATATCAAGTAGTGCTGCTTCTGCTGCAGAGCCAAAAACTATAAAGCATTTCCTAAAGCTGAAGAAAAACAACCTCCCTGGAAATTGGAAAATTCTGAAGATACATTTAGCTCTAAGGCAAAGGAAGGCATCAACTTGGAAACTTCTAAAGTTTTCTGAAAGCCGAATAGCAGAGATACAGACATCTTACAATGGGGCCAAAACTTCAATAACATCGAGAAGTAAAGATCTTTGGCTAGAGAAAAAGCAAAAATAAGATATTTCATGAAAACAGACATATGGTTATTCAATTGTGAAAAATCTGACTTCTTCCCGCACCAAAGTTCCTACTTGGCTTAGAAGTACCCTGATTTTGTGTACACTTACCATACTTTCTCCAAACCGAATGTTACAGTTTGCAATGGTTGACTATTAACATTAAAGTTTATACATGTATTGGTGCTAAATAGAGCAACATATCGCAACCTTCATCTAGTATTCCAGAAGTATAATGCAAAATAAACTCTCTTTAGGCAAATGGACTTTATATGTAATATTAAAAGCCATTGGATCAGATTCTGGACGAGTATCTTCAACTTTGATAAAACTCCATATCATGAATTGTCATAAGAGTTCATTTGTAATGCTTCGAATAAGACAACAAGAACAAAGTTCTCAAATCAATTACTCTTCTTAACATCAAAGGATGCACAAAAGGAGTGAGAGGGAAGTAGAACCTCATTGCAAATTAATAACCAGAGATAAGAGTTGTATAAGCAAACTTACCTCCCAAATTGGACAAATCTGCTGTTAGATCTGAAAGACTAAAATTCCAAGGAAGCTGAGCGAAAGATCTCAGTGAATCCCTAGAATTACCAACACCATTATCTGGTGGAAGTTCTAATCCGACTGAACTTGCTACATCAGATGGGAAAGCAGCATCAAGGGCTGACGTGTCAACTCCCATCCCCGAAATCTCTGAAGCTGTAAAGGGAAAATGGCCGCTGGAAGCTACTGATGTAGGGCTTACGGCCAtatctgacattgatgacatGGCATTGCTAGGTGGAATAGTTGGTGCTACATCTGATGCACTGGTGTCAATCAGCATACTGTCAGCAGAAAAGAATTGTAAAGCGTCATTGCTCAAGCCGTGTCTCCACCAACAAATATAAATAGCTTTTCATCCCAGCAGCCAATGCACTTCAACCATCAAATTAATAATTTATTCATCTTtggtaagaagaagaagaaatgaacCTCATTTCCTTGATAGAAGAGTTAAAACTAGACATGGGCTTTACCTGAGTAGGTTTGACATACTCAGATAAAGTAACTATTTTTCACCAACCTATACTCATTTTTAACCCTTGTGAACCTTCAATGCTATTTCGAATCTTACCAAATTTGGGAAAATAAGAAATAAATTTCCAATCTTAGAATCAAGGAAAACTAATTCCTATGTAAGAAAAAATTCTCACTCGTTTCCAGAATTCATCCTCATGGGATGATAGTTTCCTGGCGCTGGCACACCATTAACCACATGGCAGCTGGACATGCCCATTGAATCAAGATGAGGTTGACCTGCAGCTGGAGCTGGATGTTGCTGAAGGACGGGATATCCCATGGGTAAGTTGTTGACTGCACTGGAAACAAGTGGCAATGAATATAGCgataataaaactaaaaaaagacCTGCTCACCTGTTCTGAAAATAACAATATCCCCATGCTCTATTCAAGTAACTTAACTACAATTTGAAAGGCCATGTTACTTAATATTGAGGAAGAAAGGAAGCAGATGAAAGGAAGTGCAGAGGGCAAGATGAACTACACACTTTGTAAAACCTTATGTTGTATACAGTTGAAAATTATTTTCAAGTTCCTACAAGATACTGATTCATCCGCCAAA
Coding sequences within:
- the LOC104220678 gene encoding uncharacterized protein isoform X1 — its product is MRMKLTKMKTTQDPQNTVEKKPSTQASHETQNDPQNHTVDTPVADAGSVSASGNDNRKVSREDIELVQNLIERCLQLYMNKDEVVKTLLNRARIDPGFTTLVWQKLEEENADFFRAYYIRLKLKKQIILFNHLLEHQYHLMKYPVPPKVPLAPMQNGINTMPVNNLPMGYPVLQQHPAPAAGQPHLDSMGMSSCHVVNGVPAPGNYHPMRMNSGNDMLIDTSASDVAPTIPPSNAMSSMSDMAVSPTSVASSGHFPFTASEISGMGVDTSALDAAFPSDVASSVGLELPPDNGVGNSRDSLRSFAQLPWNFSLSDLTADLSNLGDLGPLGNYPGSAFLPSDSDILLDSPEQDDIVEEFFVDVDADPGPTCQSDEEKS
- the LOC104220678 gene encoding uncharacterized protein isoform X2, which gives rise to MRMKLTKMKTTQDPQNTVEKKPSTQASHETQNDPQNHTVDTPVADAGSVSASGNDNRKVSREDIELVQNLIERCLQLYMNKDEVVKTLLNRARIDPGFTTLVWQKLEEENADFFRAYYIRLKLKKQIILFNHLLEHQYHLMKYPVPPKVPLAPMQNGINTMPVNNLPMGYPVLQQHPAPAAGQPHLDSMGMSSCHVVNGVPAPGNYHPMRMNSGNDMLIDTSASDVAPTIPPSNAMSSMSDMAVSPTSVASSGHFPFTASEISGMGVDTSALDAAFPSDVASSVGLELPPDNGVGNSRDSLRSFAQLPWNFSLSDLTADLSNLGDLGPLGNYPGSAFLPSDSDILLDSPEQDDIEEFFVDVDADPGPTCQSDEEKS